The Mucilaginibacter terrenus genome has a segment encoding these proteins:
- a CDS encoding AGE family epimerase/isomerase, with translation MRSNFIKNMVLLCAFWCGEGHAQTRAQISAEMKHSMVDELLKPWYPKAIDTLYGGFLSSFSYEFKPVGSQDKMIVTQARHVWSNSKAAEQFPKVEYYAEGAKHGFQFLKNVLWDKQYGGFYTFTDRQGNPKQGSFAPKEAYGNSFALYSLAAYYHQSHDTAALNLAKRSFAWLEQHSHDPVNKGYFQHMERDGTPIRRPAGIRPNAETGYKDQNTSIHLLESFTELYQVWPDPLLRTRLQEMLDLLKTKIIHPKGYLQLFFQTDWTPVSNRDSSAAAIHKYSSIDHVSFGHDVETAYLMLEATQVLGNKHDTAVLKLGKKMLDHALENGWDSKAGGFYDEGYYFKDKPGITILADTKNWWAQAEGLNTLLLMSRYFPNDKHQYYGKFVQLWQYTQTYLIDHEHGDWYQGGLDKQPQYKMALKGQIWKGTYHTLRALMNCIAQLNAKPTHKK, from the coding sequence ATGAGGTCGAATTTTATAAAAAATATGGTGTTGCTGTGTGCTTTTTGGTGTGGCGAAGGTCACGCCCAAACCCGCGCGCAGATATCAGCTGAAATGAAACATTCCATGGTGGATGAACTGCTGAAACCCTGGTATCCAAAAGCTATTGATACGTTGTACGGCGGGTTCCTGAGCAGCTTTAGCTATGAATTTAAACCTGTAGGCAGCCAGGACAAGATGATAGTGACCCAGGCACGACATGTTTGGAGTAATAGCAAGGCAGCAGAACAGTTCCCTAAAGTAGAGTACTACGCAGAGGGCGCAAAACATGGCTTCCAGTTCCTGAAGAACGTGCTTTGGGATAAGCAATATGGCGGTTTTTACACCTTTACAGACAGGCAGGGCAATCCTAAACAAGGCAGCTTTGCGCCGAAAGAAGCTTACGGAAACTCATTTGCCCTTTATTCATTGGCGGCTTATTACCACCAGTCGCATGATACTGCCGCGCTTAACCTGGCTAAACGTTCTTTTGCCTGGTTGGAGCAGCACAGCCATGACCCAGTTAATAAAGGCTACTTTCAGCACATGGAGCGCGACGGCACCCCAATAAGGCGGCCGGCAGGCATCCGTCCGAATGCGGAGACCGGTTATAAGGACCAGAACACATCCATTCACTTACTGGAATCGTTTACGGAGCTGTACCAGGTATGGCCAGACCCGCTTTTGCGTACACGTTTACAGGAAATGCTTGATCTGCTAAAAACAAAGATTATACACCCTAAAGGCTATCTTCAGCTTTTCTTCCAAACTGATTGGACTCCCGTTAGTAACCGTGATTCATCCGCAGCGGCTATCCATAAATACAGCAGTATTGATCATGTATCATTCGGCCATGATGTAGAAACCGCTTACCTTATGTTGGAAGCTACCCAAGTGCTAGGTAATAAACACGACACCGCAGTGCTTAAGCTCGGAAAAAAAATGCTTGATCACGCGCTGGAGAACGGGTGGGACAGTAAAGCAGGCGGCTTTTACGATGAAGGTTATTACTTTAAAGACAAGCCAGGCATCACCATATTAGCAGACACCAAGAATTGGTGGGCACAGGCAGAGGGGCTTAACACTTTGTTGCTGATGAGCAGGTATTTTCCGAACGACAAGCATCAATACTATGGCAAGTTTGTACAACTTTGGCAATACACGCAAACCTACCTGATTGACCACGAGCACGGCGACTGGTACCAGGGCGGGTTGGATAAGCAGCCGCAATACAAAATGGCGCTGAAAGGGCAGATCTGGAAAGGTACATATCATACCTTACGGGCGCTGATGAACTGCATAGCCCAGCTGAATGCCAAGCCAACCCACAAGAAATAA
- a CDS encoding metallophosphoesterase family protein, which translates to MSSRRNFIATTLTAAASLTLLPSVNSFANIGNTYRRNGDTKPKLRFALASDIHYGQPGTPFDENTGNMVKWLNADHAANHLDMIIVNGDLVHDRTDLLPVIKSKYLDKFSVPYHTIPGNHDRADAQLWKSVFGYEDRYTVEHGDIAFVLANTADTQGKYVCPDNTFIKASLEKFRSKKIVFVILHIPPVMWSKDDVFVDCPDTMELLHGYPNVKATFHGHDHLLDGVRYTGNKFPHFFDSHIGGNWGTDYKGYRIVEVDENYQVYTYQVNASQNPRLNSNKL; encoded by the coding sequence ATGAGCTCACGCAGGAACTTTATTGCAACAACCCTTACAGCAGCAGCCAGCCTCACTCTTTTGCCGTCGGTAAATAGTTTTGCAAACATTGGTAATACTTATCGCCGTAATGGCGATACAAAGCCAAAGCTGCGTTTTGCGCTTGCGTCGGATATCCATTACGGGCAGCCGGGTACACCTTTCGACGAGAACACCGGCAATATGGTGAAATGGCTGAATGCAGATCATGCCGCCAATCACCTGGATATGATTATTGTGAATGGCGACCTGGTGCATGACCGTACGGATTTGCTGCCGGTAATAAAATCTAAATACCTGGACAAGTTCAGCGTGCCTTACCATACCATCCCCGGTAACCACGACCGTGCTGATGCACAGCTATGGAAAAGCGTATTTGGTTATGAAGATCGGTACACGGTAGAGCATGGCGATATTGCTTTTGTGCTGGCCAATACAGCTGACACACAAGGCAAATACGTTTGCCCGGATAACACCTTTATCAAAGCATCACTGGAGAAGTTCAGGTCGAAAAAGATCGTCTTTGTAATTCTGCATATTCCGCCGGTAATGTGGTCAAAAGATGATGTTTTTGTGGATTGCCCGGATACCATGGAACTGCTGCACGGCTACCCAAATGTTAAGGCCACTTTCCACGGCCACGATCACCTGCTGGATGGCGTCCGCTACACTGGTAACAAGTTCCCGCACTTTTTTGATTCGCACATTGGCGGCAATTGGGGCACCGATTACAAAGGTTACCGTATAGTAGAAGTGGATGAAAATTACCAGGTATACACCTATCAGGTGAATGCCAGCCAAAACCCCAGGCTAAATAGCAACAAGCTCTAA
- a CDS encoding acyltransferase family protein produces the protein MTIDKRIFGLDLVRCIAVLFVLTAHTLFIISSRKIIHYICAYTAVVGVELFFVLSGFLIGTILINAVDKEVTTSFKTIKLFWIRRWFRTLPNYYFMLLVYLSFVLLTTTSLPVSKLKLLSFFVFTQDFVSEESNKFFGIAWSLSVEEWFYLTFPLVLFAMQFVFRSRKSSLITTICTFIFLPLFARIILSHTSHLSWDGGYRKITFIRLDAIGLGVLAAFVKYYYQIKWTRYKNTLFVAGGVLFLLMMIILFQQYVVNFDFTTGLQNGEPNTFTKTLLFSLMSLSIAMMLPLLHDLQVKSNSLPVRLITFISLISYSVYLVHPLIIQFILQIVKPRNGILKVAEIWGTTILISYLQYRFFELKMTALRERFGPKIDDKKL, from the coding sequence ATGACTATTGACAAACGCATTTTTGGCCTTGACCTGGTAAGATGTATTGCAGTTCTTTTTGTGCTTACCGCACATACCCTTTTTATAATCTCGTCAAGAAAAATAATCCATTATATCTGTGCTTACACGGCAGTTGTTGGTGTCGAGTTGTTTTTTGTACTCAGCGGCTTTTTGATAGGTACTATCCTGATAAACGCTGTGGACAAAGAGGTAACAACCAGCTTTAAAACTATTAAGTTGTTTTGGATACGAAGATGGTTTCGTACGCTGCCAAACTACTATTTTATGTTGCTTGTGTATTTATCCTTTGTGTTGCTCACAACAACATCACTTCCCGTTAGTAAGCTCAAATTATTATCTTTTTTTGTGTTTACTCAGGATTTCGTAAGTGAAGAATCGAACAAGTTTTTTGGAATTGCATGGAGCCTAAGCGTGGAGGAATGGTTCTATTTGACCTTTCCTCTTGTTCTCTTTGCTATGCAATTTGTCTTTCGGTCAAGAAAATCCTCTCTTATCACAACCATTTGCACCTTTATTTTTTTACCACTTTTTGCACGAATTATTTTATCTCACACCAGCCATCTATCCTGGGACGGCGGGTACAGAAAGATAACCTTTATTCGTTTGGACGCTATTGGGTTGGGCGTGTTAGCTGCCTTTGTCAAGTACTATTATCAAATTAAATGGACCCGGTACAAAAACACATTGTTTGTAGCAGGTGGAGTGCTTTTTTTGCTAATGATGATCATATTGTTTCAGCAGTACGTTGTTAACTTCGATTTCACTACCGGCCTGCAAAATGGTGAGCCAAATACTTTCACTAAGACATTACTTTTTAGCCTGATGAGCCTCTCGATAGCAATGATGCTGCCACTTTTACACGACTTACAGGTGAAGAGCAACAGTTTACCTGTACGGTTAATTACATTTATTAGCCTAATCTCCTATTCTGTATATCTTGTACATCCACTAATAATTCAATTTATACTTCAAATTGTAAAGCCAAGAAATGGCATCCTTAAAGTAGCGGAAATATGGGGTACAACAATTTTAATCTCTTACCTGCAATATCGCTTTTTTGAGTTGAAGATGACTGCTTTGAGAGAACGCTTCGGACCTAAAATAGATGACAAAAAATTATAG
- a CDS encoding cadherin-like beta sandwich domain-containing protein, which yields MKKLLRSLFLIFSSAACFAQAPNITYSTPQVYMLGRAINNLSPNNTGGAVPATVYGQVSAFVGSPNSAGSINATGNLAKFNQPYGLARDSKGNIYVADYGNNLIRKITTAGAVTTFVPAAAGLLNPTGLAVDAADNVYIADAGNNLIRKVTPAGVVSTFAGEGSFGYDEGPAALATFAFPAGVAVDAAGNVYVADLNNNAIRKISNGIVTTLTGKAGQGFINGTLAEAKFNHPFGITISSSGDIFVADQANNAIRKISGTQVTTPAGNGSAGADNGSGLTASFSAPQALTTDAAGNVYVADAGNNLIRKVTSSGNVTTLAGQAGEYGSDNLVGTQATFWYPDGIVADGLGNVYVADQGTHIIRKVAAAGYTISPGLPAGLSFDGTSGIISGTPTELSPATNYTVVAYNAKGSSTAIINLEVREITSDATLSSLTVDAGPLSPAFDPLKRNYAIAVPNTTGTISVTAVTTDATAKVKVNGILQASGAQSGGIALNTGGNTILVDVVDKNGITLLTYKVLVNKAQPPLPQAPVISYQTPQVYSLGAPISPLSPVNTGGAVPANRFAEVTTFADGLNGPTGVATDAAGNVYVSDYGNNQIVKITPAGVKSVFAPSSEGFIGAWSLSTDVFGNVYVADTGNNLIRKITSAGLVSIYAGTSEYDYVDGPAAGAKFRTPYSTTTDALGNVYVADGDNDVIRKIDVNGDVTTYAGNNVTGLLNGPASSAKFDDPIGAASDAAGNVYIADKGNNVIRLVTKDGVVSTYAGSGAEDVDDLNGTSAAFFRPHGVTVDALGNVYVADSYNSKIRKIAPSRDVTTLAGNGYYGLEDGIGTKTNFNLPMGVAADRFGHLYVADQGNGAVRKIDITGYQISPTLPAGLVFDAKTGTISGTPTALSPAKTYTITAYNTGGSSQATLSIAVLEHSSEAKLSSLVPSPLFDFTPVFDPTTEAYAGSTSATSITLTPTAISLQANIKVQGVDVASGTASQPINLALGINVIKVKVTADDGITTKEYTVTVTRTLPSSNSALAALTTSTGTLSPSFDAATTKYSVIVANTTTAIKFTPTTSDTKATVTVAGVLVNSGTASQDINLSVDDKVINVVVTAENGSTTTYEVTVTRAKSSNADLSALALSTGSLDPAFTSGTTGYSAIVPNNVTSISVTPNAADNNATIKVNGIPVASGSESQNIPLAIGPNIVIIEVTAQDGTTIKNYTVTVTREKSSNADLAGITLSEGSLKPSFSAGIITYTAGVSNSISGITITAPAAAATSTITINGTAVPSGSPSGIIPLVVGDNPIAIVVTAENGTQKTYTVTVTREASGNANLINLALSNGTLNPVFDGSIISYTATVANAITGINVTPTAADANAGITVNGSVVANGTPSSNLPLVGETNTITIVVTAINGATKTYTVTVTRLKSSNADLSNLSVTAGPLTPAFSSGMTSYLIEVPNSTVSTTVTATTSDPGATMETFQLPLTNGVPSGPIALSPDINNVDVIVTAADGTTKTYKVVIRRAFSNNANLNNLQLSAGILSPSFSAAEVDYQVVVLNAVDRIRVTPTVADANSVVSVNGSTVNSGLASGDILLNEGNNTILVLVKAADGTEKTYSIHVVREIRPPSSDAALVSLTPSEGTLSPSFNTNGLSYQVLVKNDVSTINLTPVTSNQLATVTVNGVPVASGSASQDIVLTDGENQIFVVVIAENGKSRKTYSVTVNRGALAMVLPNAFTPNGDGFNDTWKLAKIELYPNCTVRIYNRAGQQVFSSTGYSIPWDGTYNGKLLQPGVYYYVIDLKQGQGIRSGSVTIIR from the coding sequence ATGAAGAAACTTTTACGCTCATTATTCCTGATCTTTTCTTCAGCAGCGTGTTTTGCGCAGGCTCCTAATATAACTTATTCTACTCCGCAGGTTTACATGCTTGGGAGGGCAATAAACAACTTGTCGCCTAATAATACGGGTGGTGCAGTCCCCGCTACCGTTTACGGGCAGGTATCCGCATTTGTTGGTTCGCCAAACAGTGCTGGTTCTATAAATGCCACTGGCAACCTGGCTAAATTTAACCAGCCGTATGGGCTTGCAAGAGACTCAAAAGGAAATATCTACGTTGCAGATTATGGCAACAACCTCATTCGCAAAATAACAACCGCGGGTGCTGTCACCACTTTCGTGCCTGCCGCCGCAGGTCTCTTAAATCCTACCGGCTTAGCTGTAGATGCTGCAGATAACGTATACATAGCTGATGCAGGCAACAACCTTATCAGGAAAGTTACGCCCGCAGGTGTGGTGAGTACTTTTGCTGGTGAGGGAAGCTTTGGTTATGATGAAGGTCCGGCTGCACTGGCAACGTTTGCTTTTCCTGCCGGAGTAGCTGTTGATGCTGCTGGCAATGTATACGTGGCAGACCTGAATAATAATGCTATCCGTAAGATATCCAACGGAATAGTAACTACACTTACTGGTAAGGCCGGACAAGGTTTTATTAATGGTACATTAGCTGAGGCAAAATTTAATCACCCATTCGGTATCACCATCAGTTCCTCCGGCGATATCTTTGTAGCCGATCAGGCTAATAACGCCATCCGTAAAATATCAGGGACGCAGGTAACAACTCCGGCTGGTAACGGAAGTGCCGGAGCTGATAACGGCTCAGGGTTGACTGCCAGCTTTTCGGCTCCGCAAGCACTCACAACAGATGCAGCAGGCAATGTTTATGTGGCTGATGCCGGCAATAATCTTATTCGCAAAGTTACATCTTCAGGTAATGTAACAACCCTTGCGGGACAGGCCGGCGAATACGGGTCAGATAACCTGGTGGGTACCCAGGCTACTTTCTGGTACCCGGACGGTATAGTTGCAGATGGCCTTGGTAACGTTTACGTAGCGGATCAAGGCACACACATTATACGCAAGGTCGCGGCAGCAGGCTACACCATTAGCCCCGGGCTGCCGGCAGGTTTAAGTTTTGACGGAACCAGTGGCATTATTAGCGGCACCCCTACAGAGCTTAGCCCTGCAACTAATTACACTGTAGTCGCCTACAATGCAAAAGGAAGCAGCACGGCAATCATAAACCTTGAAGTACGGGAAATAACCAGTGACGCTACGCTAAGCAGCCTTACAGTAGATGCCGGGCCGTTGAGCCCGGCGTTTGATCCGTTAAAAAGGAACTATGCCATAGCAGTGCCTAATACCACGGGTACCATCAGTGTAACGGCAGTCACTACAGATGCTACTGCAAAGGTAAAGGTCAACGGCATTTTGCAGGCAAGCGGCGCACAATCCGGCGGTATAGCTTTGAACACAGGCGGTAACACCATTTTAGTTGACGTTGTGGATAAGAATGGCATAACGTTGTTAACTTACAAGGTACTGGTGAACAAGGCACAGCCCCCGTTGCCACAAGCGCCGGTTATTAGCTACCAAACACCGCAGGTGTATAGTTTAGGCGCGCCTATCAGCCCTTTATCGCCCGTTAACACTGGTGGTGCTGTGCCTGCCAACCGTTTTGCTGAAGTAACGACTTTCGCTGACGGCCTTAACGGACCAACAGGAGTTGCAACAGATGCTGCAGGAAACGTTTATGTTTCAGACTACGGTAATAACCAAATTGTAAAAATCACCCCGGCTGGTGTAAAGTCTGTCTTTGCGCCATCATCAGAAGGTTTCATTGGTGCCTGGAGCCTGAGTACTGATGTTTTCGGGAATGTATATGTTGCTGATACCGGGAACAACCTAATCCGTAAAATTACAAGTGCGGGGCTGGTAAGTATATACGCGGGTACAAGTGAATACGATTATGTGGACGGACCTGCTGCCGGAGCAAAGTTCAGGACGCCATATAGTACCACGACAGATGCTTTGGGAAATGTGTATGTAGCCGATGGTGATAATGATGTAATCCGTAAAATTGACGTTAACGGAGACGTTACTACATACGCGGGCAACAATGTAACAGGCCTTTTAAACGGCCCTGCTTCGTCTGCAAAGTTTGATGATCCAATTGGTGCAGCAAGCGACGCGGCAGGTAACGTATACATTGCCGACAAAGGTAACAACGTTATACGCCTGGTAACCAAGGATGGTGTTGTAAGTACTTATGCCGGGAGCGGGGCAGAGGATGTTGACGACCTTAATGGCACATCAGCCGCTTTCTTCAGGCCACATGGTGTTACAGTGGATGCATTGGGCAATGTATATGTTGCTGATTCTTATAATAGTAAAATAAGAAAAATTGCACCTTCGCGGGATGTTACTACACTGGCCGGTAATGGATATTATGGCCTGGAAGATGGTATAGGGACCAAAACGAATTTTAACTTACCCATGGGGGTGGCTGCTGACCGATTTGGGCACTTGTATGTGGCAGACCAGGGAAACGGCGCTGTCAGGAAAATAGACATTACAGGTTACCAGATAAGCCCCACCTTGCCTGCCGGACTGGTGTTTGATGCAAAAACCGGCACCATAAGTGGTACCCCAACTGCCCTGAGCCCTGCAAAAACCTACACCATTACTGCTTACAATACAGGTGGCAGTAGCCAAGCAACACTCAGCATAGCTGTGTTGGAACATTCATCAGAAGCCAAACTAAGCTCCCTGGTTCCAAGTCCGCTTTTTGATTTTACTCCGGTGTTTGATCCTACTACAGAGGCTTACGCAGGTTCTACTTCAGCTACATCCATTACCTTAACACCAACGGCTATTAGTTTGCAGGCCAACATCAAGGTACAAGGTGTAGATGTTGCAAGTGGAACTGCTTCGCAGCCAATAAATTTGGCATTAGGTATTAATGTTATTAAAGTTAAGGTAACTGCTGACGATGGCATCACCACAAAAGAATATACCGTAACTGTCACCCGCACGCTGCCATCTTCTAACTCAGCTTTAGCGGCATTAACCACCAGCACAGGAACGTTAAGCCCGTCATTTGATGCCGCCACAACAAAATATTCTGTAATTGTTGCTAATACCACAACAGCAATCAAATTTACGCCAACAACCAGTGACACTAAGGCAACCGTAACTGTCGCTGGCGTGTTGGTAAACAGTGGTACAGCCTCGCAAGATATTAATTTGAGTGTGGACGATAAGGTGATAAATGTTGTTGTTACGGCGGAAAACGGCAGTACAACCACTTACGAGGTTACCGTAACAAGGGCCAAATCCTCCAATGCCGATCTTTCGGCGCTTGCGCTTAGCACCGGGAGTTTAGATCCTGCTTTTACGTCAGGAACCACAGGTTACAGCGCAATTGTACCAAATAACGTTACATCAATAAGCGTTACCCCAAACGCGGCTGATAACAACGCCACCATTAAGGTAAATGGTATTCCTGTTGCAAGTGGTTCGGAATCACAAAATATTCCATTGGCCATTGGGCCAAACATTGTTATTATAGAAGTGACCGCGCAGGATGGCACAACCATTAAAAACTACACCGTTACGGTGACGCGTGAAAAGTCGTCCAATGCAGATCTTGCTGGTATAACCCTAAGTGAGGGTAGCTTAAAACCTTCATTTTCCGCGGGTATAATAACTTACACAGCCGGGGTATCTAATAGTATCAGTGGTATAACCATAACAGCGCCTGCTGCAGCGGCCACATCAACCATTACAATAAACGGGACTGCAGTTCCATCGGGGTCTCCTTCAGGGATCATCCCGCTTGTTGTTGGTGATAACCCTATTGCTATAGTGGTAACAGCCGAAAACGGTACTCAGAAAACTTACACGGTGACAGTCACCCGCGAAGCGTCCGGGAATGCCAACCTAATCAACCTTGCATTAAGTAATGGTACGCTCAATCCTGTATTTGATGGCTCTATAATAAGCTATACAGCCACTGTAGCCAATGCGATAACGGGTATAAACGTCACACCAACGGCTGCAGACGCCAACGCTGGTATAACAGTAAATGGCAGCGTGGTAGCCAATGGTACGCCATCCTCAAACCTGCCGTTAGTTGGTGAGACAAATACTATAACAATTGTAGTAACCGCTATAAACGGGGCAACCAAAACCTATACGGTAACCGTTACCAGGCTCAAATCGTCCAACGCGGACCTGAGCAACCTCAGTGTTACTGCCGGGCCGCTTACACCGGCATTTTCATCCGGAATGACTTCTTATTTGATAGAAGTGCCAAATAGCACAGTAAGCACCACAGTTACAGCCACCACGAGTGATCCCGGCGCTACAATGGAGACTTTTCAGCTGCCGCTTACCAATGGTGTACCGTCGGGGCCAATTGCGTTATCTCCGGATATCAACAATGTAGATGTTATTGTTACTGCTGCAGATGGTACCACAAAAACCTATAAAGTGGTGATCAGGCGTGCGTTTAGCAACAATGCCAACCTTAACAACCTGCAACTTAGCGCAGGGATACTCTCGCCGTCATTCTCGGCAGCAGAGGTAGATTACCAGGTTGTTGTACTTAACGCCGTGGACCGAATCAGGGTAACACCAACCGTGGCCGACGCTAATTCGGTTGTAAGTGTAAACGGGTCAACAGTAAACAGCGGCTTAGCATCCGGCGACATCCTGCTTAACGAAGGCAACAATACTATCCTGGTGCTGGTAAAAGCCGCCGATGGAACCGAGAAGACATATAGCATACATGTAGTGCGCGAAATACGGCCACCATCATCTGATGCAGCTCTTGTTTCGCTCACGCCAAGCGAGGGTACACTTAGTCCGTCGTTCAACACCAATGGATTGTCTTACCAGGTGTTGGTGAAAAATGATGTGAGCACCATCAACTTAACGCCGGTAACCAGCAATCAGCTTGCTACGGTAACCGTAAACGGTGTGCCTGTTGCAAGCGGCAGTGCATCACAGGATATAGTACTTACTGATGGCGAAAACCAAATATTTGTTGTGGTTATAGCCGAAAATGGTAAGAGCCGGAAAACCTACTCGGTAACAGTGAACAGGGGTGCACTGGCCATGGTGCTGCCAAATGCATTTACGCCAAATGGTGATGGGTTTAACGATACCTGGAAGCTGGCAAAAATTGAGCTCTACCCAAATTGTACTGTAAGAATTTACAACCGTGCAGGACAGCAGGTATTCTCATCAACAGGCTACAGTATACCCTGGGATGGAACCTATAACGGTAAACTGTTGCAACCAGGCGTATACTACTATGTTATAGACCTGAAGCAAGGGCAGGGCATACGGTCAGGGTCGGTGACGATTATCAGGTAG
- a CDS encoding oxygenase MpaB family protein, with protein MPETEQQYFVPKGSIVREIWGKADNIMFIFAASAAEFALNKAVDWLYFTGKLPADPLGRLFSTVSYARMIIYSDYDGAIAAINRINAIHAGVEQARGAQIPDWAYRDVLFMLIDYSVRAFELLDRELTDDEKEEVFDVFYSVGLQMGLKDMPFNYRQWTDVRVQHLQQHLLKSNFAIDLFKQYKKHLGPIRYQLLKQVQLLMLPPDAKKLLPITKVSYLSPIISFYKLSRLLKLDGVLKEAILPAEYKDQIKALDTD; from the coding sequence ATGCCTGAAACAGAACAGCAATACTTTGTACCAAAAGGCTCCATCGTTCGCGAAATTTGGGGCAAGGCAGATAACATCATGTTTATCTTTGCCGCTTCTGCCGCGGAGTTCGCCCTGAACAAGGCGGTAGACTGGCTGTACTTTACCGGCAAGCTGCCCGCCGATCCGCTTGGGAGGTTGTTCTCTACCGTTAGCTATGCGCGCATGATCATCTACTCGGATTATGATGGTGCCATAGCCGCCATTAACCGGATAAACGCCATACATGCAGGCGTAGAGCAGGCACGCGGTGCACAAATACCCGATTGGGCCTATCGCGATGTACTTTTTATGCTGATAGATTATTCGGTACGCGCGTTTGAACTGCTGGACCGTGAACTTACCGATGACGAAAAGGAGGAGGTATTTGATGTGTTCTACAGTGTTGGCCTGCAAATGGGGCTTAAGGACATGCCCTTTAATTACCGGCAATGGACAGACGTACGGGTGCAGCATTTGCAGCAGCACCTCTTAAAAAGCAACTTTGCTATTGACCTGTTTAAACAATATAAAAAACACCTCGGGCCGATACGGTACCAATTGCTAAAACAGGTGCAATTGCTCATGCTGCCGCCTGATGCTAAAAAGCTGCTGCCGATAACCAAAGTGTCTTACCTGTCGCCGATAATCTCATTCTACAAGTTGAGCAGGCTGCTAAAACTTGATGGTGTTCTGAAAGAAGCAATCCTTCCGGCTGAATACAAAGACCAGATAAAAGCGCTTGATACTGATTAA
- a CDS encoding ribosomal maturation YjgA family protein: MRIKFNGHYFALAVLLFITEVLIGVYMNDKIIRPYGGDFLVVILMYCALRAFVVIDTQRAAIGVLVLSYIIEFAQYFHLINLLGWQQSAIARNLLGTTFRWEDMLAYTLGILLVVIIERWLKTRNSATHPNANA; the protein is encoded by the coding sequence ATGCGTATCAAATTTAACGGCCACTACTTCGCCTTGGCCGTGCTGCTGTTTATAACGGAAGTACTTATCGGAGTTTACATGAACGATAAAATCATTCGCCCTTACGGCGGCGACTTCCTGGTGGTGATATTAATGTACTGTGCATTAAGGGCTTTTGTAGTAATAGATACACAAAGGGCTGCCATTGGCGTATTGGTTTTGTCCTACATAATAGAGTTTGCACAATATTTTCATCTCATCAATTTACTTGGCTGGCAGCAATCTGCGATTGCGCGCAACTTATTGGGTACAACCTTCAGGTGGGAAGATATGCTGGCTTACACTCTTGGCATCCTATTGGTAGTAATAATAGAACGATGGCTGAAAACTAGGAACTCAGCGACACATCCAAACGCAAATGCCTGA